Part of the Sinomonas atrocyanea genome is shown below.
GGACGATCTGGGAGGATCGGGCCCAGCCGGATTCCCGGCAGGACCACGCCCTCGGCAGCAGACCAGGGCATCGAGGACGCGCCGGGCGGCGCCATGAGGGGGAGCAGACGTGATCGCTGCAGTGAGCGGGGTGGCCGTGACGGCCTGCTGCGCACCCCTGCGCCCGTCTGCCCCCGCTGCCTGACCAGGCTTCCCGAACCCTGAGCCCCTCCGCGGTGCGCGGCGCCGCTGCGTGCCGATCGCCGTCCCAGGGCACCCGCAGGCCCCGCCAGGGGCAGACACCGCCACGTCATGCCCCGCGCCGGATGGGCGCGGGCCCGAAGCGATGCCGCAAAGCGAGTGCTGCCATGCAGAAGACCACCCTGAACCAGATCCGTTCCTCCTTCATCAACGCCAGCCGGTCCGAGGCCGCCCGGCTCACCCCGCTGAAGGACTTCGACGAGCTCGACTGGGACGCCCTCGACGTCCTGGGCTGGCGCGATCCGAAGATGCCCCTGCGCGGCTACCTCGTGGTGCCGCAGCCGGGCGGCCGGATTGTCTCAGCCCTGCTCCGTGCGCCCGAGGGCGGGGCGCGGAAGAACCGCGCCGTGCTGTGCGACCTGTGCCGCGCCGTGGACACGCCCAACGACGTGCTCCTGTGGGTGGCCCGCCGCGCCGGGGCATCGGGCCGCAACGGCAACACCGTCGGCACGCTCATCTGCGCCGACTTCCAGTGCAGCGCCAACGTGCGCGTCCAGCCGCCGGCGGACCCCATCAACCCGGACCCCGCCCTCGTCGTGGCCAGGCGGATCGAGGGCCTGGGCACGCGGGCCGGGCTCTTCCTCGAGAAGGTGCGCGGCTAGGGGAGGCGCCCCGCGCACGACGCCGGCCACCCGGCGTC
Proteins encoded:
- a CDS encoding FBP domain-containing protein; protein product: MQKTTLNQIRSSFINASRSEAARLTPLKDFDELDWDALDVLGWRDPKMPLRGYLVVPQPGGRIVSALLRAPEGGARKNRAVLCDLCRAVDTPNDVLLWVARRAGASGRNGNTVGTLICADFQCSANVRVQPPADPINPDPALVVARRIEGLGTRAGLFLEKVRG